In Mercenaria mercenaria strain notata chromosome 13, MADL_Memer_1, whole genome shotgun sequence, a single window of DNA contains:
- the LOC128548024 gene encoding uncharacterized protein LOC128548024 isoform X1 has translation MEVNISSSTCEINSANLNGFNPVDQGTVLMLCLSVGLAVLAALWFGCRWYKKKYKTVKPRIGRRRLKQTFSRFSQVDEELTMHHVTEHDAEILQRYSVHEPAETHSSPATNVRTATNEKKKPYLETDI, from the exons ATGGAGGTAAACATTAGTTCGTCTACTTGTGAAATCAACAGTGCTAATTTGA ATGGTTTCAATCCAGTCGACCAAGGCACAGTTTTAATGTTATGTTTGTCAGTGGGACTTGCTGTACTGGCCGCTCTCTGGTTCGGCTGTAGATGgtataaaaagaaatacaagacAGTAAAACCACGTATTGGAAGACGAAGGTTAAAACAGACGTTCTCAAGATTTTCACAAGTGGATGAAGAACTG ACCATGCATCACGTGACCGAGCATGATGCAGAAATACTGCAAAGATACAGTGTACATGAGCCCGCGGAAACGCATTCAAGTCCCGCAACAAATGTAAGAACGGCAACGAATGAAAAGAAGAAACCATATTTGGAGACTGACATCTAG
- the LOC128548024 gene encoding uncharacterized protein LOC128548024 isoform X2 produces MADEYGDGFNPVDQGTVLMLCLSVGLAVLAALWFGCRWYKKKYKTVKPRIGRRRLKQTFSRFSQVDEELTMHHVTEHDAEILQRYSVHEPAETHSSPATNVRTATNEKKKPYLETDI; encoded by the exons atggCGGACGAATATGGAG ATGGTTTCAATCCAGTCGACCAAGGCACAGTTTTAATGTTATGTTTGTCAGTGGGACTTGCTGTACTGGCCGCTCTCTGGTTCGGCTGTAGATGgtataaaaagaaatacaagacAGTAAAACCACGTATTGGAAGACGAAGGTTAAAACAGACGTTCTCAAGATTTTCACAAGTGGATGAAGAACTG ACCATGCATCACGTGACCGAGCATGATGCAGAAATACTGCAAAGATACAGTGTACATGAGCCCGCGGAAACGCATTCAAGTCCCGCAACAAATGTAAGAACGGCAACGAATGAAAAGAAGAAACCATATTTGGAGACTGACATCTAG
- the LOC128548025 gene encoding transmembrane protein 26-like, which yields MKPKKVTVNSLIFRSDLHKYRKIFRAIFTRLLLVAHCSIAIVLAGRIDSRYYGIFAPSIFLFLAEAGIILYFRWGCEWKRICTCFCVYLLTLVPVLWILRLHETEDPVHTNSTQTSNVTTTTTTETVETTAVLNSTGPISLRSTALQKLREVGVTSLMEQSMMFLIILCRWLLPRGRIDRNSLSQLLIMYSAISADTLDFSEIFNKGKIKHSGFFRYVVLGVWSWSLVQFIIVITTSFAIRRQERHAGSRSQDRSEILSVLMVLFMQDGPFLGARCYAIFYVHVFEYLIIFFSLKNMLTLVLGFYRLLVLCDCISTEGHDLLRKSEIARSMESLDDLDTDTFEPKKKGKNSKITRKKTRF from the exons ATGAAGCCTAAAAAGGTTACTGTGAACAGTTTAATATTTCGGTCAGATTTACATAAATACAGGAAGATATTTCGCGCCATTTTTACAAGACTCCTGCTGGTGGCACACTGTAGTATTGCTATAGTTTTGGCTGGACGAATTGACTCTAGATATTATGGCATTTTCGCTCCAAGCATCTTCTTATTTCTGGCTGAGGCTGGCATTATTCTATATTTCAGATGGGGATGTGAATGGAAAAG AATATGCACGTGTTTCTGTGTTTACCTGTTGACATTGGTACCAGTCCTTTGGATCCTCCGATTGCACGAGACAGAAGACCCTGTACATACCAACAGTACTCAAACTAGcaatgtaacaacaacaacaacaacagaaacagTAGAAACGACAGCGGTTTTGAATAGCACTGGTCCTATATCATTGCGATCAACG GCTCTGCAAAAGCTCCGTGAAGTAGGAGTGACGTCATTAATGGAGCAGTCAATGATGTTTCTCATTATACTCTGCCGATGGCTTTTACCACGCGGTAGAATAGACAGAAATTCTCTCTCACAACTTCTCATCATGTACTCCGCCATCAGTGCAGACACACTGGATTTCTCTGAGATTTTTAACAAGGGTAAGATAAAGCACAGCGGTTTTTTCAGATACGTTGTGCTTGGCGTGTGGTCGTGGAGTCTCGTGCAGTTTATCATCGTCATTACTACGTCATTTGCAATCAGACGTCAAGAACGCCATGCTGGATCTAGGAGCCAGGATAGATCAGAGATACTGTCAGTTCTAATGGTGCTTTTCATGCAAGATGGACCATTTCTCGGAGCAAGGTGCTACGCAATATTCTACGTTCATGTTTTTGAGTACcttatcattttcttttctttgaaaaatatgcTGACACTGGTTCTGGGATTTTATCGGCTGCTTGTTCTGTGTGACTGTATAAGTACGGAAGGACATGATTTGTTGAGAAAATCGGAGATCGCGCGGAGCATGGAGTCACTTGACGATTTAGATACAGACACTTTTGAGCCAAAAAAGAAAGGGAAAAATAGCAAAATTACAAGAAAGAAGACAAGGttttaa